A genomic stretch from Candidatus Eisenbacteria bacterium includes:
- a CDS encoding sigma-70 family RNA polymerase sigma factor, translated as MPIERTDTPSDEALVQIAREDPESVRSRQAASELLGRYAERVYIWCFRFVHEHERALDLSQDVLMSAYTHLESFGGQGRFFSWIFAITRNRCINAVQSPSLLRDEEVELEDLPAPHAGPEQLREEQADELVLLDLVRERLDPLEQRAIRLRCTERMPVDEITVILRIEEVSGARGVLQRARRKLRAALADRRNRNGRPEGRGTMEGDRES; from the coding sequence ATGCCGATAGAGAGAACCGATACGCCGAGCGATGAGGCGCTGGTCCAGATCGCCCGCGAGGATCCGGAGTCGGTCCGGTCCCGCCAGGCGGCCTCGGAACTCCTGGGGCGCTACGCCGAACGTGTCTACATCTGGTGCTTCCGCTTCGTGCATGAACATGAACGGGCGTTGGATCTCTCCCAAGATGTCTTGATGAGCGCCTATACCCATCTGGAAAGTTTCGGCGGACAAGGACGGTTCTTTTCGTGGATCTTTGCCATTACGCGCAACCGTTGTATCAATGCGGTGCAAAGCCCGTCCCTCCTCCGCGATGAGGAGGTTGAGCTGGAGGATTTACCGGCGCCGCATGCCGGTCCCGAGCAGCTCCGCGAAGAGCAAGCCGATGAGCTGGTTTTGCTGGATCTTGTCCGGGAGCGATTGGATCCGCTCGAACAACGGGCCATCCGTCTGCGCTGCACCGAGCGCATGCCGGTGGATGAGATCACGGTGATCTTGCGGATTGAAGAGGTGTCGGGCGCGCGCGGGGTGCTCCAGCGCGCCCGCCGCAAGCTCCGTGCGGCCTTGGCCGATCGCAGAAACCGCAACGGCCGGCCGGAGGGCCGCGGCACCATGGAGGGAGACAGAGAGTCATGA
- a CDS encoding cytochrome ubiquinol oxidase subunit I, whose amino-acid sequence MSDPMFWHRLQFGFTLTFHYIFPQLTMGLALLIVVMKSIALRRGSEAWNDAARFWIRIFGLTFAMGVVTGIPMEFQFGTNWAAFSHRAGGVIGQTLAMEGIFAFFLESSFLAVLVWGERRFGPRIHYLASIALFAGSWLSGYFIIATNAFMQHPVGHSIGADGTFQIASLAQFVFNPWAILQFLHNQTASVVSGAFVVAAVGAYWTLKGETHETAKISLRTGVIAGLIASMLVAFPTGHEQGRGVAKYQPVTLAAMEGRFESGPHAPLSMIGQPNVEERKLDNPIMLPSVLSWIAYGKFSANVNGLAAYPESDWPDNIELLYYSFHIMVGLGTLFAALMGFATLMLWRGRLALARWMLWILALAFPFPFIANTAGWMTAEVGRQPWLIYGLMRTAEGGSPTVHSGATLFTTLGFAGLYFVLGVLFLSLIAREVGHGPKLSTSAPAPESAAAHHD is encoded by the coding sequence ATGAGTGATCCTATGTTCTGGCACCGCCTGCAGTTCGGATTCACACTGACGTTCCACTATATCTTTCCGCAGTTAACTATGGGATTGGCGCTCCTTATCGTCGTGATGAAGAGCATCGCCTTGCGCCGCGGCAGTGAGGCCTGGAACGATGCGGCGCGATTCTGGATCCGCATCTTCGGACTTACCTTCGCCATGGGCGTTGTGACGGGCATTCCGATGGAGTTTCAGTTCGGCACGAACTGGGCGGCCTTCTCGCATAGAGCCGGGGGCGTCATCGGCCAAACATTGGCGATGGAGGGGATTTTCGCCTTCTTCCTCGAATCGAGCTTTCTCGCCGTGCTTGTGTGGGGCGAACGGCGTTTTGGTCCAAGGATTCATTACCTGGCCAGCATCGCGTTGTTTGCCGGCAGTTGGCTCTCGGGATATTTCATCATTGCGACGAACGCCTTTATGCAGCATCCCGTCGGACACAGCATCGGAGCGGACGGCACTTTTCAAATCGCCAGTCTCGCCCAGTTTGTCTTTAATCCCTGGGCGATTTTGCAATTCCTGCACAATCAGACCGCCTCTGTTGTGTCGGGGGCCTTTGTGGTCGCCGCGGTGGGGGCATATTGGACGCTGAAGGGCGAGACGCATGAAACGGCGAAGATATCCTTGCGCACGGGCGTGATCGCGGGGCTCATCGCTTCTATGCTCGTCGCCTTCCCAACCGGCCACGAGCAGGGCCGCGGGGTGGCCAAGTACCAACCGGTGACGCTGGCGGCGATGGAAGGGCGCTTCGAGAGCGGTCCGCATGCGCCGCTCTCAATGATCGGCCAGCCCAACGTCGAGGAGCGCAAGCTCGACAACCCGATCATGCTGCCGTCCGTCCTCTCCTGGATCGCCTATGGTAAATTTTCAGCGAATGTCAACGGTCTCGCCGCCTATCCTGAAAGTGACTGGCCGGATAACATTGAGCTCCTCTATTACTCCTTTCACATTATGGTCGGATTGGGAACGCTGTTTGCCGCGCTCATGGGCTTTGCCACGCTCATGCTTTGGCGCGGCCGTCTGGCTTTGGCCCGGTGGATGCTGTGGATTCTCGCGCTGGCCTTCCCGTTTCCTTTCATTGCCAACACCGCCGGCTGGATGACGGCCGAGGTCGGCCGCCAGCCCTGGCTGATCTACGGTCTAATGCGCACGGCGGAAGGCGGTTCGCCGACCGTCCATTCCGGCGCCACGCTGTTTACGACGCTCGGCTTCGCCGGGCTTTACTTTGTGCTCGGTGTCCTCTTCCTCTCGCTCATCGCAAGGGAAGTCGGGCATGGTCCGAAATTGTCAACCAGCGCCCCTGCACCGGAATCGGCGGCGGCGCACCACGACTAA
- the cydB gene encoding cytochrome d ubiquinol oxidase subunit II, whose amino-acid sequence MEMLWFMLAAVMVAIYVVMDGFDFGAGALHLWVAKNDRERRQVLAAIGPFWDGNEVWLLAGGGVLLLAFPKVLASGLSGFYLAIMLILWVLILRGISIEFRSHIKDGMWHAFWDATFATASTLAPVLFGAALGNLIRGVPFQEDGWFALSLFESFSPRGELGLLDWYTVLAGVLALAALLHHGALFLAWKTDGLVRERSLKAASRLFPAVIVLLIAATAATAALVPDLYAALAARPLAWLATILFVAGLAGAFFARRAGRDLLAFVSSGGFLLGHLGATAASIYPVMIRSIDTPSQSLTAGNAAASHESLLAGLRWWPVGFVLAIFYVVVLFRLHRGRVQATDSEGY is encoded by the coding sequence ATGGAGATGCTCTGGTTCATGCTTGCCGCGGTGATGGTTGCGATCTATGTCGTGATGGACGGATTTGATTTCGGCGCCGGCGCGCTGCATCTCTGGGTCGCAAAAAACGACCGGGAGCGCCGCCAGGTGCTCGCCGCCATCGGTCCGTTCTGGGATGGCAACGAGGTCTGGCTCCTGGCAGGAGGGGGCGTGCTCTTGCTTGCCTTCCCCAAGGTGCTTGCCTCGGGCCTATCGGGCTTTTACCTCGCGATCATGTTGATTCTCTGGGTGCTGATTCTGCGCGGCATCTCGATCGAGTTTCGTTCGCATATTAAAGACGGAATGTGGCACGCCTTCTGGGATGCGACGTTTGCCACGGCGTCGACGCTCGCCCCAGTCCTCTTCGGCGCCGCGCTGGGCAACCTGATCCGAGGCGTACCGTTCCAGGAGGACGGCTGGTTTGCCCTCTCCCTCTTCGAATCATTCTCACCGCGGGGCGAACTCGGTCTCCTCGATTGGTATACCGTGCTCGCCGGGGTGCTGGCGCTTGCGGCCCTGCTGCATCACGGCGCGCTCTTCCTCGCATGGAAGACGGATGGTCTTGTGCGCGAGCGGAGCTTGAAGGCGGCGAGCCGCCTCTTTCCGGCGGTTATCGTTCTCTTGATAGCCGCAACGGCGGCGACCGCCGCGCTTGTTCCGGATCTCTACGCGGCGCTTGCGGCGCGGCCCCTCGCCTGGTTGGCGACGATCCTCTTCGTTGCCGGTCTCGCGGGCGCTTTCTTCGCCCGCCGCGCCGGGCGCGATCTGCTTGCCTTTGTGAGCTCGGGCGGTTTCCTGCTCGGCCACCTCGGCGCGACAGCGGCTTCGATTTATCCGGTCATGATCCGGTCGATCGATACTCCATCGCAATCTCTGACCGCAGGGAACGCCGCGGCCAGCCATGAGTCCCTCCTGGCCGGGCTGCGCTGGTGGCCGGTTGGATTTGTCCTGGCGATATTTTACGTTGTTGTGCTGTTCCGCTTACACCGCGGCCGGGTCCAGGCGACGGATAGCGAAGGTTATTAA
- a CDS encoding formylglycine-generating enzyme family protein, whose translation MRRRMMVIQLMALLGLVLVLAISTVNGEWKMQVHTYTGIDEYAVSDVDSVTFYDDMVVPPGMVMVPAGVFWMGDGNMESQCGIDEREVTLTHDFYLGQHEVTNQEYMEALQWAYDNGYVTVNLSHEVRDDLDGSTVELLGMGWDWSEIQFDGEGTFYLRESPSTEAQNAYPNGYDPGDHPVLMVTWYGAARYCDWLSLQAGLPRAYEHTGDWSCNGGDPYGAQGYRLPTDAEWEYATQIEGDRAYPWGDDDPDCSIANYRWGAYEMCIGWTTPVETYPVAPSSLGLYDMGGNLMEWCNDWHVCDLGDNPDTDPIGPASALYKVLHGGSWYYNQNRMRCSIRFDYTPTSKTYEVGFRPAKSVNP comes from the coding sequence ATGAGACGACGGATGATGGTTATACAATTGATGGCTCTGCTGGGCTTGGTATTGGTCCTTGCGATTTCAACGGTCAACGGCGAGTGGAAGATGCAGGTCCACACCTATACAGGGATCGATGAATACGCGGTATCGGATGTCGACAGCGTGACCTTTTACGATGATATGGTCGTTCCGCCGGGGATGGTCATGGTGCCGGCCGGGGTCTTCTGGATGGGTGATGGGAATATGGAATCCCAGTGCGGTATTGACGAACGAGAGGTGACCCTGACGCATGACTTTTACCTTGGGCAGCATGAGGTGACAAACCAGGAGTACATGGAGGCGCTGCAATGGGCGTATGACAACGGGTATGTCACGGTGAACCTCTCACACGAGGTGCGGGACGACCTGGACGGAAGCACGGTGGAACTGCTGGGGATGGGTTGGGATTGGTCGGAAATCCAGTTCGACGGCGAGGGAACGTTTTACCTGCGCGAATCCCCGTCAACGGAAGCCCAAAACGCCTACCCCAACGGATACGATCCCGGTGATCACCCGGTCCTGATGGTGACCTGGTATGGGGCGGCCCGCTATTGCGACTGGTTGAGCCTGCAGGCGGGGTTGCCGCGGGCCTATGAACACACGGGGGACTGGTCATGCAACGGGGGCGATCCGTATGGAGCGCAGGGGTACCGTTTACCGACCGATGCCGAGTGGGAGTATGCGACGCAGATCGAGGGGGATAGGGCTTATCCGTGGGGGGACGATGATCCCGACTGCAGCATCGCCAATTACCGTTGGGGCGCTTATGAAATGTGTATCGGTTGGACAACGCCGGTGGAAACGTATCCAGTGGCCCCGTCATCGTTGGGTCTCTATGACATGGGTGGAAATCTCATGGAGTGGTGCAACGACTGGCACGTATGCGACCTGGGAGACAATCCGGATACCGACCCGATAGGACCGGCGAGTGCACTTTACAAGGTGCTGCATGGCGGCTCCTGGTACTACAACCAGAACCGGATGCGATGCTCTATACGATTCGATTATACCCCCACCAGCAAGACCTATGAGGTCGGTTTCCGGCCGGCGAAGAGTGTCAACCCGTGA
- a CDS encoding right-handed parallel beta-helix repeat-containing protein, translated as MYRGPIVAAWLSIALTLWLIAPAAAVVITVRPDGTGDYPTLQAALDGAENEDVIQLPDGTFTGAGNRDITLGDLIITIESQSGDPAFCVIDCQGSAGAPHRGFILDSASDGSYIRGLTIKNGYVTGTNSGGAIAATMSYTHFENCIFWNNRAEYDGGAVFMDDYSAMEFSGCLFAGNENLDQNDGRGGVICAVNLSWVSLNECLFSGNSGYGGACLYLHTSDTWMNQCTINGTSRDVSVLVDVSGTAFLEHTIISFGDHQPVYWRTGGNADMECCDFFGNGGGDWVGGLAPYLGQWGNICADPLYCGSVVPFGLHENSPCAPEQSACGLIGRFPVSCGPMVYSVEAGGGGDYATIQAAIDAAVWGGIVELGDGTYTGDGNRDLDFYGKRLTVRSASDNPNACIIDCEGSYGSSHRGFQFQMYEDSTSVIRGVTISNGYTLSAGGAIRCTGGANPTLANCILSNNHADQMGGAIAGDQFSGVWASDCRLVGNSSMMGGALLCQNWPTTYTNCTFQGNTAIMAGAAVLAFGQTTFLNCEFSSNTCGGGSGGAVYVESEDAYPTFTGCEFLSNVCSYGGGLRVGLDASAALTNCEFRDNRATGEAESGGGGLYGDTGAEILLTDCTFTGNEATMGGGIFISGESTYLTLDRCTLENNSALTGNARGGAIYAEDADATTFMCFLTGNAAEYGGGVCAWDQSYFDFGITTMSHNTAVYGGACYLRQFPGNFNTCVFNDNQASQAGGAFYCNYASPDISQCLFQFNTAPSGGGLFGNNCHLYMLRCTFEGNDADAGGAMTFWESMPLISACTLVGNTATAGGGLACYEYATPVIDNTIIASNFSGGAIYCANSMAVPSMACCDLYGNIGGDWVGAIADFLGMDDNISEDPLFCGQQNPEEPYTLHQTSPCTEWNNQVCGQIGAWPEGCSGSSTVENPTDQEPGILRGGHLLSPGQPSPFRSSTTLTYQVPGSGGREPVSLSIYDAGGRLVRRLVDTEQSAGIHSVAWDGRNLAGARVTSGVYFCRLDLLGRSETRPLILLE; from the coding sequence ATGTACCGCGGACCTATCGTCGCTGCTTGGCTCAGCATCGCTCTCACCCTCTGGCTGATCGCCCCGGCGGCGGCCGTGGTGATCACCGTGCGCCCCGACGGGACGGGAGACTATCCGACCCTTCAAGCAGCGCTGGATGGAGCGGAAAATGAGGATGTCATCCAGCTCCCCGACGGTACGTTCACCGGCGCGGGGAACCGGGACATCACTCTCGGTGATCTCATCATCACCATCGAATCGCAGAGTGGTGATCCGGCCTTCTGCGTGATCGATTGCCAGGGGAGCGCCGGCGCGCCGCATCGCGGTTTTATCTTGGACAGCGCGTCCGACGGTTCCTATATCCGTGGTTTAACAATCAAGAACGGGTATGTAACCGGGACCAACTCCGGGGGCGCGATTGCCGCGACCATGAGTTACACTCATTTCGAGAACTGTATCTTCTGGAACAATCGCGCCGAATATGACGGCGGAGCGGTTTTTATGGATGACTACTCGGCCATGGAATTTTCGGGGTGCCTCTTTGCCGGCAACGAAAATCTCGACCAGAATGACGGCCGCGGCGGGGTCATCTGCGCCGTCAATCTCTCGTGGGTGAGTCTGAACGAATGTCTGTTCAGCGGCAACAGCGGGTATGGCGGCGCCTGCCTCTATCTCCACACGAGCGATACCTGGATGAATCAATGCACGATCAACGGCACCTCGCGTGACGTGTCGGTCCTGGTCGATGTCAGCGGTACCGCCTTTTTGGAGCATACGATCATCTCCTTCGGCGACCACCAGCCGGTCTATTGGCGGACCGGCGGGAACGCCGATATGGAGTGCTGTGACTTTTTCGGCAACGGCGGCGGTGATTGGGTGGGTGGTCTGGCCCCCTATTTGGGTCAATGGGGAAATATCTGCGCCGATCCCCTCTATTGCGGATCGGTTGTGCCCTTCGGCCTGCATGAAAATTCGCCGTGCGCTCCTGAGCAGAGCGCCTGCGGTTTGATAGGGCGCTTTCCGGTCTCCTGCGGGCCGATGGTCTACTCCGTAGAGGCGGGCGGCGGCGGCGATTACGCGACGATCCAGGCGGCGATCGATGCGGCGGTCTGGGGCGGCATTGTAGAACTGGGTGACGGAACTTATACAGGCGACGGGAACCGCGATCTCGATTTTTACGGCAAGCGGCTCACCGTGCGCTCGGCTTCGGACAATCCCAACGCCTGTATTATCGATTGCGAAGGGAGCTATGGCTCCTCGCACCGCGGGTTTCAATTCCAAATGTATGAAGACAGTACCAGCGTCATCCGGGGTGTGACGATATCCAATGGATATACATTATCGGCCGGCGGCGCCATACGCTGCACCGGCGGCGCCAATCCCACGCTGGCCAACTGCATTCTCTCCAATAACCACGCCGATCAGATGGGAGGCGCCATCGCGGGCGATCAGTTCTCAGGCGTCTGGGCCAGCGACTGCCGGCTGGTTGGGAATAGTTCCATGATGGGGGGCGCCCTGTTGTGCCAGAATTGGCCGACAACCTATACAAATTGCACTTTCCAAGGGAACACCGCCATTATGGCGGGCGCCGCGGTTCTCGCCTTCGGGCAGACGACTTTTTTGAACTGCGAATTTTCTTCAAATACATGCGGCGGCGGTTCCGGCGGCGCTGTGTACGTTGAATCGGAGGACGCTTACCCAACCTTCACCGGTTGCGAGTTCCTCTCCAATGTCTGCAGTTATGGGGGGGGACTGCGGGTCGGGCTTGATGCCTCAGCCGCCCTCACCAATTGCGAGTTCCGTGACAATCGCGCCACCGGCGAAGCCGAAAGCGGCGGGGGCGGTTTGTACGGCGATACCGGCGCCGAGATATTACTGACGGACTGCACATTCACGGGGAATGAGGCGACGATGGGCGGGGGGATCTTTATATCGGGGGAATCGACCTACCTGACCCTCGATCGGTGCACCCTGGAGAACAATAGCGCCCTGACCGGGAACGCCCGCGGCGGCGCGATCTATGCAGAGGATGCCGATGCCACTACGTTTATGTGTTTCTTGACCGGCAATGCCGCCGAATATGGCGGCGGCGTCTGCGCCTGGGATCAGTCCTACTTCGATTTCGGCATCACAACCATGTCGCACAACACGGCCGTTTATGGTGGCGCCTGCTATCTTCGGCAGTTTCCGGGAAACTTCAATACCTGCGTGTTTAACGATAATCAAGCCTCGCAAGCCGGTGGAGCCTTCTACTGCAACTATGCCTCTCCCGATATCAGCCAGTGCCTGTTCCAATTCAACACGGCTCCATCCGGCGGAGGCCTCTTTGGAAACAACTGCCATTTGTATATGCTGCGGTGCACATTTGAGGGGAATGATGCCGATGCCGGCGGTGCCATGACCTTTTGGGAATCAATGCCGCTGATCAGCGCATGCACCCTTGTCGGCAACACGGCGACTGCCGGCGGCGGCTTGGCCTGCTATGAATACGCGACCCCGGTTATTGATAACACGATCATCGCCTCGAACTTCAGCGGCGGTGCGATTTACTGCGCCAATAGCATGGCCGTCCCGAGTATGGCCTGCTGTGATCTCTACGGCAACATCGGCGGCGACTGGGTGGGGGCGATCGCCGACTTCCTCGGCATGGATGACAACATCAGCGAGGATCCCCTCTTCTGCGGGCAGCAGAACCCGGAAGAGCCTTATACATTACATCAAACCTCTCCTTGTACTGAATGGAACAATCAGGTGTGCGGGCAGATCGGCGCCTGGCCGGAAGGCTGCAGCGGGAGTTCGACAGTAGAGAATCCGACGGATCAGGAACCCGGCATATTACGGGGCGGGCATCTCCTCAGCCCCGGTCAACCGAGCCCGTTCCGGTCCTCCACGACCCTGACCTATCAGGTACCGGGATCGGGCGGACGGGAGCCGGTCAGCCTAAGCATCTATGATGCCGGCGGACGGCTCGTGCGGCGGCTCGTCGATACCGAGCAATCCGCCGGTATTCACTCGGTTGCTTGGGATGGGCGGAATCTGGCGGGGGCCCGGGTCACTTCCGGCGTCTATTTTTGCCGGCTGGACCTACTCGGACGGAGCGAGACGCGGCCGTTGATCCTGCTCGAGTGA
- a CDS encoding CHAT domain-containing protein produces the protein MRGGRRLLMLVGLIGLFFPAVLALPLTAPERAAVLARVDSLRLVTTSDAVMAAIDPLIASARAESDSLLLLQLLWREGGICAGKGRARRGEELLREALTLSEAAADTPSTCYILRWLGVAVASQGRGNEARELAERLLALSIAAGDEFYQGMARVGLGWQDLDKGRTQEAVSEFRSASELFVQLGNPGSRALALNGLAVALTRLGSYEEAMTIGRQAAAFAEKIEQEGEQSYMLNAILNNLATLEFSRGDPGAAETHFRQAQALHRRSGNNRAAITPALNLAICQTQLGRYEEAFNGLEVLVQECREQGFSDLSGKVTNQMALVRHLQGRQRDAAELYRRSLALEEALPAKNSVDARIGLARSLAAMDSSAAALAVLEEGARRVEGASNIQLSLGLHSHMGAILYKLGRYDEALDCLLAVNREEERLGLRRFRVGALARSALIYRVLGLPDSAWALVQAAQGLWEADRAVPLNPEWREQRGSYGAMLSNQTAALLLEYPADTPAAQRIRGAFDALQGFKTRTLLERMLGPGEALAETYQNEAAPLATVERLQHETLRPGELLLDAFLGPEGSYLFAVTRTECRVVQLPPETELEEKLRRYYEMVSAPPRSGVPADRELLEDIGARLGAQILCGIEDLVSGSSRILFAPDAALNLLPLWALPPLISSPRIAAGKAFVRIPSATFLTRQRGHPSAEEAPQETPQTVTLLAIAAARTAQGEALPGGVQEVRQLARRYRHVKALVLPGDTPAVSLADLIAHDEVLHLAAHAWVDDQYPWRSTIQFYPEEGAENLHADQIANLELPARLAVLSSCQTAGGRILSLEGVQGLSSAFLSAGVPAVIASLWPVGDRATARLMQHLYAHLADGETVAAALQQAQSAMRRDRRWSAPFFWAGFTVVGDGDVRAKLERRSNVLFYFLLGVSLLMIAAASLIIIGIRRRSRRHPPG, from the coding sequence ATGAGGGGTGGGCGACGGCTGCTCATGCTGGTTGGACTCATCGGCCTGTTTTTCCCGGCCGTTTTGGCCCTACCCCTGACAGCGCCTGAACGCGCCGCGGTTTTGGCCCGCGTCGACTCGTTGCGCCTTGTCACCACTTCGGATGCGGTCATGGCGGCCATCGATCCTCTGATCGCATCGGCGCGGGCGGAATCCGACTCCCTGCTTCTGCTTCAACTGTTATGGCGGGAGGGAGGAATCTGCGCCGGAAAGGGGCGGGCCCGCCGCGGGGAAGAACTTCTGCGCGAGGCCTTGACCCTATCCGAGGCGGCGGCCGACACGCCCTCCACCTGTTATATCCTGCGCTGGCTCGGCGTCGCCGTCGCTTCACAGGGGCGTGGTAATGAAGCGCGCGAACTCGCGGAGCGCTTGCTGGCCCTTTCCATCGCCGCCGGTGATGAGTTTTATCAAGGTATGGCGCGCGTCGGCCTGGGATGGCAGGACTTGGACAAAGGGCGGACACAGGAGGCCGTCTCGGAATTCCGGTCGGCGTCGGAACTCTTTGTACAATTAGGGAACCCCGGCAGCCGCGCTTTGGCGCTCAACGGCCTCGCTGTCGCGCTCACGCGATTGGGATCCTACGAAGAGGCGATGACAATCGGCCGGCAGGCGGCCGCGTTCGCCGAGAAGATTGAACAAGAGGGCGAACAAAGCTACATGCTGAACGCCATCCTTAACAATTTGGCCACGCTGGAGTTTTCGCGGGGGGATCCGGGCGCGGCCGAGACGCACTTCCGCCAGGCCCAAGCGCTGCACCGCCGCAGCGGCAACAACCGCGCGGCGATCACGCCGGCCCTCAATCTGGCCATCTGTCAAACCCAACTCGGTCGCTATGAAGAGGCCTTCAACGGTCTTGAGGTGCTTGTACAAGAGTGCCGGGAGCAGGGATTTTCAGATCTCTCGGGTAAAGTGACCAACCAGATGGCCTTGGTGCGTCATCTGCAGGGCCGGCAGCGCGACGCCGCGGAACTCTACCGGCGTTCTCTGGCGCTGGAAGAGGCTCTGCCGGCCAAGAACAGCGTCGACGCCCGGATCGGCCTGGCCCGGTCTCTCGCGGCGATGGACAGCAGCGCGGCGGCCCTGGCTGTTTTGGAAGAGGGCGCCCGGCGGGTGGAAGGGGCCTCTAATATACAACTGAGTCTCGGCTTGCACAGCCACATGGGTGCCATATTGTACAAGCTTGGCCGATACGACGAGGCCTTGGACTGTCTGCTGGCGGTCAACCGGGAAGAGGAGCGCCTGGGTTTGCGACGTTTCCGGGTCGGCGCATTGGCCAGATCCGCGCTGATCTATCGTGTTCTGGGCCTCCCCGACAGCGCTTGGGCGCTTGTACAAGCAGCGCAAGGCCTCTGGGAAGCGGATCGCGCGGTGCCGCTCAACCCGGAGTGGCGCGAGCAACGCGGTTCCTATGGCGCCATGCTCTCCAACCAGACCGCCGCCCTGCTGCTGGAATATCCGGCCGATACCCCGGCGGCGCAGCGCATCCGCGGCGCCTTTGATGCGCTGCAAGGGTTCAAGACGCGGACGCTGCTGGAGCGGATGCTGGGGCCGGGAGAGGCCCTGGCGGAAACCTACCAAAACGAAGCGGCGCCGCTCGCGACGGTGGAGCGGCTGCAGCATGAAACCCTGCGGCCCGGAGAGCTGCTCCTCGACGCCTTCCTCGGTCCGGAGGGGTCGTATCTCTTCGCCGTGACCCGTACCGAGTGCCGGGTTGTACAACTTCCGCCCGAAACGGAGTTGGAAGAGAAACTCCGGCGTTACTACGAAATGGTCAGCGCGCCGCCGCGCTCGGGGGTCCCGGCCGATAGGGAACTTCTCGAGGATATCGGCGCCCGCCTCGGCGCGCAGATCCTATGCGGCATTGAGGATCTCGTCAGCGGCAGCTCGCGCATCCTCTTCGCCCCCGACGCCGCCCTGAACCTCCTTCCGCTCTGGGCCTTGCCGCCGCTTATCTCCTCACCGCGGATCGCGGCGGGAAAGGCGTTCGTGCGGATCCCATCGGCGACCTTTCTCACGCGGCAGCGCGGACACCCATCCGCCGAAGAAGCCCCGCAAGAAACCCCGCAGACGGTGACGCTCCTGGCGATTGCGGCCGCGAGAACGGCCCAAGGTGAAGCGCTTCCCGGCGGCGTGCAAGAGGTGCGGCAGCTGGCGCGCCGCTACCGCCATGTTAAAGCGCTCGTTCTGCCCGGCGACACCCCTGCGGTCTCCCTGGCCGATCTCATCGCCCACGATGAGGTGCTGCATCTGGCGGCGCATGCCTGGGTGGATGATCAGTATCCATGGCGATCCACGATTCAGTTTTATCCCGAAGAAGGAGCGGAGAATCTGCACGCCGATCAGATTGCAAATCTGGAACTGCCGGCGCGGCTGGCGGTTCTCTCCAGCTGTCAAACCGCCGGCGGGCGGATCCTCTCCCTTGAAGGGGTGCAGGGGTTGTCGAGCGCCTTCCTCAGCGCGGGCGTTCCCGCCGTGATCGCTTCGCTGTGGCCGGTGGGGGATCGCGCCACCGCCCGGCTCATGCAACATCTCTATGCGCATCTGGCGGATGGGGAAACGGTGGCCGCCGCGCTGCAGCAGGCCCAATCCGCCATGCGCCGGGATCGGCGCTGGAGCGCTCCGTTTTTCTGGGCCGGCTTCACCGTGGTGGGGGACGGCGACGTGCGCGCGAAGCTGGAACGGCGTTCTAACGTGTTATTTTACTTTCTATTAGGCGTTTCGCTCTTGATGATAGCGGCCGCATCCCTCATTATTATAGGGATACGGCGCCGATCGCGCCGCCACCCCCCAGGTTGA
- a CDS encoding T9SS type A sorting domain-containing protein, which produces MQRQKQGRGTGIALAAFHLLAILLLLTGARADEPMLAVYLNGGEGATYNLSDIDWAGFEGEETFAVVTGDIWNYYDLALIERIEFLWDASNVEDPMNAAALVDVIHLFQNQPNPFSPDTRISYELPRAGEVELGIYSVSGRLIRALVSETSKAGRYTVAWDGLDGAGRAVPSGVYFYNLRAPGIEESRRMILLP; this is translated from the coding sequence ATGCAACGACAAAAACAAGGGCGAGGTACAGGCATCGCTTTGGCCGCCTTCCACCTTCTCGCCATACTGCTGCTTCTCACGGGAGCCCGGGCGGATGAACCGATGCTCGCCGTTTATCTGAACGGAGGAGAGGGGGCGACCTACAACCTGAGCGACATCGACTGGGCCGGCTTTGAAGGTGAGGAGACCTTCGCCGTCGTGACCGGCGACATTTGGAACTACTACGATCTCGCGTTGATCGAGCGGATCGAATTTCTTTGGGACGCCTCAAATGTAGAAGATCCCATGAATGCCGCGGCGCTGGTCGATGTGATTCACCTTTTCCAAAACCAACCGAACCCCTTCTCGCCCGACACGCGCATCAGCTATGAGCTGCCGCGGGCCGGGGAGGTGGAATTGGGGATCTACAGCGTGAGCGGGCGGCTGATCCGCGCTCTTGTGAGCGAAACAAGCAAGGCCGGCCGCTACACCGTGGCTTGGGACGGATTGGATGGCGCCGGGCGGGCGGTCCCCAGCGGCGTCTACTTTTACAATTTGAGAGCGCCCGGGATCGAAGAGAGCCGGCGGATGATCCTGCTGCCGTGA